The nucleotide sequence TGGTATTAGCCTAAATATCACCCTGAAAGAACTGGACAGACAATTAGAAACAATTACTCAGAGCAAAGTTGAGTTTTTGTACCAGAGCGATAGTCAGGTTATTTCACCCATTAAAGGAATTGTCGCATTGATACTTGCTGAGGAGGGACATTCAGTAATGAATGGTCAACCCTTGCTGGTAATTGTGCCGGAGAGTGAGGAAGCGTTTGTAGAGTTGTTTGCCCCTAGTCGCAGTATTGGTTTTATGAAAGAAGGACAGAAAGTGAGACTGAGGTTCGATGCGTTTCCTTATGAGAAGTTTGGTGTTCAGACCGGAGTAATTACCAGCGTATCTCAGTCTGCCGTTGCACCAGAAATGATAGCGAATCGCAGTTTAATCAACAGGGCAGAGGCCGAAGGTCTGTATCAGGTCAGAGTTGAGCTCTCTAAGCCAACGATAACGGTATATGGGCGAGAGGAACGTTTTGTTTCGGGAATGACGGTTGTTGCTGATGTGGAGCTAGATACACGTAAGATTTACGAGTGGATGCTTGAACCGTTATATACCATCAAAGGGAAGATTTAATCCATGGAAATGATCAGTCAGTTAGATTGGGGATGGGGTAAAAAACTGGCTTTGGTACGCCAGACTGAAAGTGCCGAGTGTGGTGTTGCATGTTTAGCTATGATAGCGGACTGGCATGGGCATAAAATTAGTTTAAGGCACTTGAGAGAAAAGTTTGGCATCACTCAGCATGGTATGTCATTTGCCCGCCTGATAGAGTGTGCCGAGCTGCTAAAGCTTTCTGGCAGGGCCGTGAGACTTGATTTAGATGAATTAGATCAATTAAGTACGCCTTGCATCCTCCACTGGAATTTAAACCACTTCGTTGTGCTTAAATCCGTGAAGCGAGACAAAGTGGTACTTCATGATCCGGCTAATGGTGTTGTTCAACAAACTCTAGCTGAGGTGAACAAGCATTTTACAGGTATAGCACTTGAGTTAACGCCAACTCATGACTTTAAAAAACGCTATGAAAAAGAAAAAACAAAACTGTCCGAACTTATTGGGAAAACGATAGGTTTAAAAGCCTCGCTGATTAAAATCTTTGTCTTCGCTTTAGTGCTGGAAGCACTCGCTTTACTACTGCCTATGCTGAATCAGATAGTGATTGATGAGGTTTTAGTTGGTTATGATGAAAATTTACTCATATTAATTATTTTTGCCATTCTTATCATCACTGCTACACAGACATTGATTGGTTTAGCTAAGGAATGGGCTACGATCTCCTTGTCAGTAAATTTCAATCTGCAATGGACTGCGAATGTTTTTCATCACCTTTTTCGTTTGCCTGTTGAATGGTTTGAGAAACGAGATATCGGCAGCATTAGCGCAAAATTTGCAGCAATCAATGTCATTCAAAACACATTAACTACGAGCGTCATTCAGGCATTGCTTGATCTGGTGTTGGTCATTGGAACTCTAGTGTTAATGCTGCTGTACAGTCCGGTCCTTTCTGCTATCGCAATCATTGCTGCCTTTATTTATGTCTTATTGCGCTTTGTATGGTTTGGTGCGTTTAAAAGAGCGGAAGAGAACACTTGGGAGGCCAATACACAAGAGGAAAGTTACTTCTTAGAAACGGCCAGAGGTGTTTTAAGTCTCCGGGTCAACGGAACACTTCCCTGGCGAGAATCGGC is from Vibrio sp. JC009 and encodes:
- a CDS encoding peptidase domain-containing ABC transporter — translated: MEMISQLDWGWGKKLALVRQTESAECGVACLAMIADWHGHKISLRHLREKFGITQHGMSFARLIECAELLKLSGRAVRLDLDELDQLSTPCILHWNLNHFVVLKSVKRDKVVLHDPANGVVQQTLAEVNKHFTGIALELTPTHDFKKRYEKEKTKLSELIGKTIGLKASLIKIFVFALVLEALALLLPMLNQIVIDEVLVGYDENLLILIIFAILIITATQTLIGLAKEWATISLSVNFNLQWTANVFHHLFRLPVEWFEKRDIGSISAKFAAINVIQNTLTTSVIQALLDLVLVIGTLVLMLLYSPVLSAIAIIAAFIYVLLRFVWFGAFKRAEENTWEANTQEESYFLETARGVLSLRVNGTLPWRESAWRNLNIRRRNAQLYELKLGMIYNTINISIISLVSASVLWFGANLVLSGEFTIGMLVAFLSYQGRFSGSISSLIDKYFEYKMLSIYNERLADIVLTQKEVNYDYGIASAQLKSTVDSTELIDFSNVSFSYGTNEPLLLNKASFKLKQGEIVALVGPSGCGKSTISKLLLGIYQPTSGHIKFFGNSNLSVKEVRQRIGVVLQEDQLFSGSIIENITFFGSKLDEELLVQCAQKAGVHDDIERLNMGYHTLVGEMGSSLSGGQKQRILIARALYKKPELLILDEATSSLDIHTESLVCQKFREIGLPILMIAHRPETIASSDRVLLLKDGLITEVLGTYRVE